From the Salinimicrobium tongyeongense genome, one window contains:
- a CDS encoding YceI family protein produces the protein MASTKWNIDPTHSEVTFKVKHLMISTVTGKFKVFEGGAESEGDEFKKVNNVEFKADVKSIDTSNEQRDEHLRSGDFFDVEKYPYLVFKAESFDVNNDTVEGELTIKDVTKTVVLDVEYGGQVVDPYGQTKAGLTVSGKISRKEFGLTYHAVTEAGNVVLGDQIKINVEVQFVKEA, from the coding sequence ATGGCAAGTACAAAATGGAACATCGACCCAACCCACAGTGAAGTAACTTTTAAGGTAAAGCACCTAATGATCTCTACCGTTACAGGGAAGTTCAAAGTTTTTGAAGGTGGTGCCGAAAGTGAGGGCGATGAATTCAAAAAAGTGAACAATGTTGAATTTAAGGCCGATGTAAAATCTATAGACACCAGCAATGAGCAAAGGGATGAACACCTTAGATCTGGCGATTTCTTTGACGTTGAAAAATATCCTTACCTTGTTTTTAAGGCTGAAAGCTTTGATGTGAACAATGATACGGTTGAAGGCGAGCTTACTATAAAAGATGTGACCAAAACCGTTGTTCTTGATGTTGAGTATGGCGGACAGGTGGTAGATCCTTACGGACAAACCAAAGCCGGATTGACCGTTTCGGGAAAAATTAGCCGAAAAGAATTCGGGTTGACCTACCATGCTGTGACCGAAGCAGGAAACGTGGTGCTGGGTGACCAGATAAAAATAAATGTTGAAGTTCAGTTTGTAAAAGAAGCTTAA
- a CDS encoding type II toxin-antitoxin system RelE/ParE family toxin, protein MIKSFADKEANKIWHGTQLRKLPANFQNVARRKLRMINNAQNINDLRIPPANHLEKLSGNLEGFYSIRINKQWRIIFKWKNDSAFELQIIDYH, encoded by the coding sequence GTGATAAAATCATTTGCAGACAAGGAAGCTAACAAGATTTGGCATGGCACCCAGTTAAGAAAGCTTCCTGCTAATTTTCAGAACGTGGCTCGAAGAAAATTAAGAATGATAAATAACGCTCAAAACATAAATGACTTGAGAATTCCTCCAGCTAACCACTTAGAAAAACTGAGCGGAAACCTGGAAGGTTTTTATAGCATTAGAATTAACAAGCAATGGAGAATAATATTCAAATGGAAGAATGACAGTGCATTTGAACTTCAAATCATTGATTACCATTAA
- a CDS encoding Crp/Fnr family transcriptional regulator, whose product MFEFLQKKVNDTITVSEEEFEYAKTLFQPKKLRKRRFILEDGDACIYTIFVEKGLLRSFTIDEKGNEHILQFALEGWWSGDLYSFLTGEASEYNIEALEDSELLLITKESWDQLLDEVPAFERYFRILIQNNLIATQRRLMGTFSTTAEERYQKMLKQFPDVIQRVPLHMIASYLGVTRETLSRIRSQITSGS is encoded by the coding sequence ATGTTTGAATTTCTACAAAAAAAGGTCAATGATACCATCACGGTAAGTGAAGAGGAATTCGAGTATGCAAAAACCTTGTTTCAGCCTAAAAAACTTCGGAAAAGGCGCTTCATCCTGGAAGATGGAGATGCCTGTATCTACACCATTTTTGTAGAAAAAGGGCTGCTTAGGAGTTTTACCATAGATGAAAAAGGCAACGAACACATTCTGCAGTTTGCCCTTGAAGGCTGGTGGAGCGGAGACCTTTACAGCTTCCTGACAGGCGAAGCTTCAGAATATAATATTGAGGCCCTCGAAGACAGTGAGCTTTTGCTCATCACCAAAGAGTCATGGGACCAATTGCTTGATGAAGTCCCGGCTTTTGAGCGCTATTTCCGGATTCTTATCCAGAACAACCTGATTGCCACCCAACGCCGGCTCATGGGAACTTTTAGTACCACGGCCGAGGAGCGTTACCAGAAAATGCTGAAGCAGTTCCCCGATGTGATTCAGCGGGTGCCACTTCACATGATTGCCTCATACCTTGGGGTGACACGCGAAACGCTAAGCCGTATTCGCAGCCAGATTACTTCGGGTTCATAA
- a CDS encoding HigA family addiction module antitoxin yields MIKLENIHPGEILKEEFLDPMEISAYRLSKETFIPQTRISEIIKKKRRITADTALRLSKYFGTTAKFWLGLQDDYDLEEEKILKQEELSNIKPLENNPA; encoded by the coding sequence ATGATAAAACTAGAAAACATACATCCCGGAGAAATTTTAAAGGAAGAATTTTTAGATCCGATGGAGATATCAGCTTATAGACTTTCCAAGGAAACCTTTATTCCCCAAACCCGAATTAGTGAGATCATTAAAAAGAAAAGAAGAATAACTGCCGATACGGCACTTCGGCTCTCAAAATATTTTGGGACAACTGCAAAGTTTTGGTTAGGCTTACAGGATGATTACGATCTGGAAGAAGAAAAAATCTTAAAGCAGGAAGAGTTGAGTAATATAAAGCCTTTGGAAAATAACCCGGCCTAA